Proteins encoded in a region of the Haloarcula sp. CBA1129 genome:
- a CDS encoding FAD-binding protein, whose protein sequence is MYEHDVIVVGAGGAGLRAAIAADEEGADVALVTKLHPVRSHTGAAEGGINAALQEGDSWDLHAYDTMKGSDYLGDAPAIDTFAKDAPEEVIQLEHWGMPFSREDDGRVSQRPFGGLSYPRTTYAGAETGHHLLHTMYEQAVKRGIEVYDEWYVTQLAVTDHDDPEDRVCHGCVAYDIKSGEIQGFRANNGVILATGGLGQAFDHTTNAVANTGDGCAMAYRAGVPMEDMEMIQFHPTTLPSTGVLISEGVRGEGGILYNDDEERFMFEHGYANNEGELASRDVVARAELTEVNEGRGVEDEYVDLDMRHLGEERILDRLENILHLAEDFEGVDGLDEPMPVKPGQHYAMGGVECDENGETCIDGLYAAGETACVSLHGANRLGGNALPELLVFGARAGHHAAGKDMKTAEIQTGPSAKSEPGDVEPPVDPGAIDASSDDVAADGAAIEPKAVLESTVEQERQRVENLIESDGINHAEVRADVQETMTENVNVFRKEDGLKQALRDLRTARKEYENVAVEDPSRTYNTDLIHTIETRNILDVAEAITLGALAREEFRGAHWRAEHQERKDDEWIKHTMLAWNEGQPELYYKPVILEGDEETYEPKVRSY, encoded by the coding sequence ATGTACGAACACGATGTCATCGTGGTCGGCGCGGGTGGCGCTGGCCTCAGGGCGGCTATTGCAGCGGACGAAGAGGGAGCGGACGTTGCCCTCGTGACCAAGCTCCATCCAGTTCGGAGCCACACAGGTGCTGCGGAGGGGGGAATCAACGCCGCACTGCAGGAAGGCGACTCCTGGGACCTCCACGCGTACGACACGATGAAAGGGTCTGACTACCTCGGCGACGCCCCTGCCATCGACACCTTCGCCAAGGACGCCCCGGAAGAGGTCATCCAGCTCGAACACTGGGGCATGCCCTTCTCACGTGAGGACGACGGCCGCGTCTCCCAGCGCCCGTTCGGCGGTCTCTCCTATCCGCGGACGACGTACGCGGGCGCCGAGACCGGCCACCACCTGCTGCATACGATGTACGAGCAGGCGGTCAAGCGCGGTATCGAAGTGTACGACGAGTGGTACGTGACCCAGCTTGCGGTCACCGACCACGACGACCCCGAGGACCGCGTCTGTCACGGCTGTGTCGCCTACGATATCAAGTCCGGCGAGATTCAGGGCTTCCGGGCGAACAACGGCGTGATTCTCGCAACTGGTGGGCTGGGGCAGGCCTTCGACCACACCACGAACGCCGTCGCCAACACCGGCGACGGCTGTGCGATGGCCTACCGCGCCGGCGTCCCGATGGAGGACATGGAGATGATCCAGTTCCACCCGACGACGCTGCCGTCGACGGGCGTCCTCATCTCCGAGGGGGTCCGCGGCGAGGGCGGCATCCTCTACAACGACGACGAGGAGCGGTTCATGTTCGAGCACGGCTACGCCAACAACGAGGGGGAACTGGCCTCCCGTGACGTGGTCGCTCGTGCCGAACTGACGGAAGTCAACGAGGGTCGTGGCGTCGAGGACGAGTACGTCGACCTCGATATGCGCCACCTCGGCGAGGAGCGCATCCTCGACCGGCTCGAGAACATCCTCCACCTCGCGGAGGACTTCGAGGGCGTCGACGGCCTCGACGAGCCGATGCCGGTCAAACCCGGCCAGCACTACGCCATGGGTGGCGTCGAGTGCGACGAGAACGGCGAGACGTGTATCGACGGCCTCTACGCGGCCGGTGAGACCGCGTGTGTCTCGCTGCACGGCGCGAACCGGCTCGGCGGCAACGCCCTGCCGGAACTACTCGTGTTCGGCGCTCGCGCCGGCCACCACGCCGCCGGCAAGGACATGAAGACCGCCGAAATCCAGACCGGCCCCTCCGCCAAGAGCGAGCCCGGTGACGTCGAACCGCCGGTCGATCCCGGCGCAATCGACGCCAGCAGCGACGACGTCGCTGCCGACGGAGCGGCCATCGAGCCAAAGGCGGTCCTCGAAAGCACTGTCGAGCAGGAACGCCAGCGCGTCGAGAACCTCATCGAATCCGACGGCATCAACCACGCTGAAGTCCGCGCGGACGTTCAAGAGACGATGACCGAGAACGTCAACGTGTTCCGAAAAGAGGACGGCCTGAAGCAGGCCCTTCGAGACCTCCGGACGGCACGCAAGGAGTACGAGAACGTCGCCGTCGAAGACCCATCCCGGACGTACAACACGGACCTCATCCACACCATCGAGACCCGCAACATCCTCGACGTGGCCGAGGCTATCACGCTCGGCGCGCTCGCACGCGAGGAGTTCCGCGGTGCACACTGGCGCGCGGAGCATCAGGAACGCAAGGACGACGAGTGGATCAAGCACACGATGCTGGCTTGGAACGAGGGGCAGCCGGAACTGTACTACAAGCCCGTCATCCTCGAAGGCGACGAGGAGACCTACGAGCCGAAGGTCCGGTCGTACTGA
- a CDS encoding nicotinate-nucleotide--dimethylbenzimidazole phosphoribosyltransferase, translating to MTQPGGGTRFALVAGTTETADRAGISAAGADPELMSVTPAADAELVTYGTPVRTDVTPVSPSGCPTPALVTRAVRDVLGFDITVVDGGLAEKTGAPTVSVGARPGKDIAEQDPVPTAHGAFTAARQLGQALPADELYLGETIPGGTTTALGVLRALGETGMVSSSLPENPTEQKEKLVAEGLQASSLDPGDAANEPKRAVRRMGDPVLATLAGLTAGAVESDTAVTLAGGSQCIAVAALVRHGGYEGPLGLATTSYVADDESADVRASADRLDLDLTVTDPGFDRSDHVAMERFVAGEAKEGVGMGGSLALADRAGIPMAEVRDRFATIYDDLIGDTPTATGEEGP from the coding sequence ATGACTCAACCCGGTGGCGGCACGCGCTTCGCACTCGTCGCAGGAACCACGGAAACCGCAGATCGGGCGGGAATCAGCGCCGCCGGCGCCGATCCCGAACTAATGTCGGTAACGCCCGCAGCAGACGCGGAGTTAGTGACTTACGGCACGCCAGTTCGGACGGACGTGACACCGGTCAGTCCGAGCGGCTGTCCGACGCCGGCGCTGGTGACACGGGCCGTCCGAGACGTACTGGGATTTGACATCACAGTTGTCGACGGCGGATTGGCCGAGAAAACGGGGGCTCCAACAGTCTCTGTCGGGGCACGCCCGGGAAAGGACATCGCGGAGCAGGACCCAGTGCCGACGGCCCACGGGGCGTTCACGGCCGCCCGACAGCTCGGTCAGGCGCTCCCGGCCGACGAGCTCTATCTGGGTGAGACCATTCCCGGCGGGACGACGACAGCGCTGGGCGTCCTTCGTGCGCTGGGCGAGACGGGAATGGTCTCCTCGTCCCTTCCGGAGAACCCCACAGAACAGAAGGAGAAACTGGTCGCTGAGGGGCTGCAGGCCAGTTCGCTGGACCCGGGCGACGCCGCAAACGAACCGAAGCGGGCGGTCCGCCGGATGGGAGACCCCGTTCTGGCAACGCTCGCTGGCCTGACCGCAGGAGCCGTCGAGAGCGATACCGCAGTGACGCTGGCCGGCGGGAGCCAGTGCATCGCCGTCGCTGCGCTGGTCCGCCACGGCGGGTACGAGGGACCGCTCGGACTCGCGACGACGAGCTACGTGGCCGACGACGAGAGCGCCGACGTACGGGCGTCGGCTGACCGACTCGACCTCGACCTGACGGTGACGGACCCCGGCTTCGACCGGAGCGACCACGTCGCGATGGAGCGGTTCGTCGCCGGCGAGGCCAAAGAGGGGGTCGGCATGGGCGGCTCGCTCGCGCTCGCCGACCGCGCCGGCATCCCGATGGCGGAGGTGCGGGACCGCTTCGCGACCATCTACGACGATCTGATCGGCGACACGCCCACAGCAACAGGCGAGGAGGGGCCGTGA
- a CDS encoding cobyrinic acid a,c-diamide synthase — MEGLVLAGTSSGVGKTVATLATLTALEDAGYQPQPAKAGPDFIDPSHHEALVDTPSRTLDPWLAGEDGMSRTYWRGEGDICVVEGVMGLYDGSKTSTAAVAEGLDLPVVLVVDAKAGMESVAATALGFAQYADRVGVDIDVAGILAQRAHGGRHADGIKNALPEDLTYFGRIPPMSELEIPDRHLGLQMGAEAGLDRDALSTAAETIDVERLVDVARAPPEVAPAKTDSGSAATDRRVAVAQDSAFCFIYPSVLERLQSEATVEAFSPVAGDPVPDADAIYLPGGYPELHGEALETGGTLDEIADRAADGVPVYGECGGLMALAESLTTTDGDTYEMAGVLPADIEMQDRYQALDHVELEAQSDTVAAASGEHRRGHEFHYSAADVAGDASFAFDMVRGDGIDGEHDGLTEYNTVGTYCHCHGESGAFDRLLEVPSKDI, encoded by the coding sequence ATGGAGGGGCTCGTCCTCGCCGGGACGAGCTCCGGCGTCGGCAAGACCGTTGCCACGCTGGCGACACTGACAGCGCTCGAAGACGCCGGCTACCAGCCACAGCCGGCCAAAGCCGGTCCGGACTTCATCGACCCGAGCCATCACGAGGCGCTTGTCGACACGCCCTCGCGAACACTCGACCCTTGGCTCGCGGGCGAGGACGGAATGTCCCGGACCTACTGGCGCGGCGAGGGCGACATCTGCGTTGTGGAGGGTGTGATGGGCCTCTACGACGGGAGCAAGACATCGACGGCAGCGGTTGCCGAGGGACTAGACCTCCCGGTCGTTCTGGTCGTTGATGCAAAGGCCGGCATGGAGAGCGTCGCCGCGACGGCGCTTGGATTTGCACAGTACGCCGACCGCGTTGGCGTGGACATTGATGTGGCCGGCATCCTCGCACAGCGCGCCCATGGTGGCCGGCACGCCGACGGCATCAAGAACGCACTTCCCGAGGACCTCACCTACTTCGGTCGGATTCCGCCGATGTCAGAGCTGGAGATTCCAGACCGCCATCTCGGGCTCCAGATGGGCGCAGAAGCGGGGCTCGACCGGGATGCGCTGTCGACGGCGGCGGAGACCATCGACGTCGAGCGGCTGGTCGACGTGGCACGGGCACCACCGGAAGTCGCCCCAGCGAAGACAGACAGCGGCAGCGCGGCGACCGACCGCCGGGTCGCCGTCGCACAGGATAGCGCGTTCTGTTTCATCTACCCCTCGGTGCTCGAACGGCTCCAATCCGAGGCGACCGTCGAAGCGTTCTCGCCCGTCGCCGGTGACCCAGTTCCCGACGCCGACGCGATCTATCTCCCCGGCGGCTACCCGGAACTCCACGGCGAGGCCCTCGAAACCGGCGGGACGCTCGACGAGATAGCGGACCGTGCCGCCGACGGCGTCCCAGTCTACGGCGAGTGTGGTGGCCTGATGGCGCTGGCGGAGTCGCTGACGACGACTGATGGCGACACCTACGAGATGGCTGGGGTCCTCCCCGCAGATATCGAGATGCAAGACCGGTATCAGGCACTCGACCACGTAGAGCTAGAGGCGCAGTCAGACACCGTCGCAGCCGCATCCGGGGAACACCGGCGCGGGCACGAGTTTCACTACTCTGCCGCCGATGTCGCCGGTGACGCATCGTTCGCCTTCGATATGGTCCGCGGCGACGGGATCGACGGCGAGCACGACGGACTCACGGAATACAACACCGTCGGTACGTATTGTCACTGCCACGGAGAAAGCGGCGCGTTCGACCGTCTGCTCGAAGTGCCTTCGAAGGATATCTGA
- a CDS encoding TrkH family potassium uptake protein — MALTTVDVRSSLNVLGAILQWLAVPLVIPTAVAVIYAESPFPYLATIAVTLGIGTALARLPRDRIHDREAFLTVSLAWLAIAVVGAIPLYIEGTGVFASPVNALFEGMSGITTTGATVIRDFDAHSQALLMWRQVLQWLGGLGVLLLATAVLSRLSVAGAQLMETESRTDDVTKLTPGIEQTARILGLLYLGLTAGAALILAGLGASGLAPEMTLFDAIAHAFTAIATAGFSPRAESIGAFSPAVQWAVTLFMIVGATNFVLLYALVRGDTGRLRDSEEFRFYLGILGVGSLLVTSLLVVDPGYTGSVGETVRHAVFQVAAIVTTTGYASTDFNTWSAGAKNVLFVMMFIGGMAGSTTCSIKTLRWLVVTKSFWRDLNVSAHPQSVRPVRLSNEAISETTVRDVYAYTLIAMVFFIIGTVLLVADGERAGVPITEFEGISAAASMFFNIGPAFGQAGPYGTYEGFARSSKVLMILLMWVGRIEIVPVLVLLTPTFWTR, encoded by the coding sequence GTGGCACTGACTACTGTCGACGTACGATCGTCGCTAAACGTTCTCGGCGCAATCTTGCAGTGGCTGGCCGTTCCGCTGGTGATTCCCACCGCTGTCGCCGTCATTTATGCCGAGTCGCCGTTTCCGTACTTGGCCACAATCGCAGTGACGCTCGGCATCGGCACGGCACTCGCTCGCCTCCCGCGCGACCGCATCCACGACCGCGAGGCGTTCCTGACGGTCTCGCTGGCGTGGCTGGCTATCGCCGTCGTCGGCGCGATACCGCTGTACATCGAGGGGACGGGCGTGTTCGCCAGCCCGGTCAACGCCCTGTTCGAGGGGATGAGCGGCATCACCACCACGGGCGCGACCGTCATCCGGGACTTCGACGCGCACTCGCAGGCGCTCCTGATGTGGCGGCAGGTCCTCCAGTGGCTCGGCGGCCTCGGCGTCCTTCTGCTCGCGACGGCCGTGCTCTCGCGGCTCTCGGTCGCTGGCGCACAGCTGATGGAGACCGAGTCGCGGACGGATGACGTCACGAAGCTCACCCCCGGTATCGAGCAGACGGCGCGCATCCTCGGGCTGCTGTATCTGGGACTGACCGCGGGGGCGGCGCTGATTCTCGCCGGACTCGGTGCCAGCGGCCTCGCACCGGAGATGACGCTTTTCGATGCGATTGCACACGCGTTCACCGCCATCGCCACCGCCGGATTCTCCCCACGAGCCGAGAGCATCGGCGCGTTCTCCCCGGCCGTCCAGTGGGCCGTCACACTGTTCATGATCGTCGGCGCGACGAACTTCGTCCTGCTGTACGCGCTCGTCCGTGGTGACACTGGCCGACTGCGAGATAGCGAGGAGTTCCGATTCTATCTGGGGATTCTCGGCGTCGGCTCTTTGCTTGTCACCAGCCTGCTCGTGGTCGACCCGGGGTACACCGGCAGCGTAGGAGAGACCGTCCGCCACGCTGTCTTTCAGGTCGCGGCTATCGTCACGACGACGGGCTATGCTTCGACGGACTTCAACACTTGGTCGGCCGGGGCGAAGAACGTCCTGTTCGTCATGATGTTCATCGGTGGGATGGCCGGCAGCACCACCTGTTCTATCAAGACACTTCGCTGGCTCGTCGTCACCAAGTCGTTCTGGCGGGACCTGAACGTCTCGGCCCACCCACAGAGCGTCCGCCCAGTCCGGCTCAGCAATGAGGCTATCAGTGAGACGACCGTCCGGGACGTGTACGCCTACACGCTCATCGCGATGGTGTTCTTTATCATCGGGACCGTCCTGCTCGTCGCTGACGGGGAGCGAGCGGGCGTCCCGATAACCGAGTTCGAGGGGATCAGCGCCGCCGCCTCGATGTTCTTCAACATCGGCCCGGCCTTCGGTCAGGCCGGCCCCTACGGGACCTACGAGGGCTTTGCCCGGTCGAGCAAAGTGCTGATGATACTGTTGATGTGGGTCGGCCGCATCGAAATCGTGCCCGTGTTAGTGCTTCTGACGCCGACGTTCTGGACGCGGTGA
- a CDS encoding mechanosensitive ion channel domain-containing protein yields the protein MQLGFDWATIIRQVFSPQGTFVFSLVVLAVGIVLGYLVWRSSRRFMRELGVPEAVEGTPFERTARGLGTSTVGIVSNLAALFIYITTVTAVLNIAQLTDPELYWARFTSFLPDLFIALFAVIIGLIAGDKAKLLVSERLRSVKMPEATVLPELVKYSIFYLAVLIALGQLGVETLALLILLGAYAFGLVFVCGLALKDILQAGAAGLYLLLTEPYSIGDEIVIGDQSGIVQEVDILVTRIESDGEEYIIPNKRVFNTGIVRIRS from the coding sequence ATGCAGCTTGGTTTCGACTGGGCGACGATCATTCGGCAGGTGTTCTCACCACAGGGTACGTTCGTCTTTTCGCTCGTAGTACTGGCTGTGGGCATCGTGCTCGGCTATCTTGTCTGGCGCTCGTCCCGACGGTTCATGCGCGAACTCGGTGTGCCCGAAGCGGTAGAAGGCACGCCCTTCGAGCGGACAGCGAGGGGGCTTGGCACATCGACTGTCGGTATCGTCTCGAACCTAGCGGCGCTGTTCATCTACATCACGACGGTCACCGCCGTCCTCAACATCGCACAGCTGACCGATCCGGAGCTGTACTGGGCTCGCTTTACATCGTTCCTGCCCGACCTGTTTATCGCCCTATTCGCCGTCATCATCGGCCTCATCGCGGGTGATAAGGCCAAACTCCTCGTCTCCGAGCGACTGCGCAGCGTCAAGATGCCCGAGGCGACGGTCCTCCCCGAACTCGTCAAGTACAGCATTTTCTATCTGGCGGTGCTTATCGCGCTCGGGCAACTGGGCGTCGAGACGCTCGCCCTACTCATTCTCCTCGGGGCGTACGCGTTCGGGCTCGTGTTCGTCTGCGGGCTGGCGCTGAAAGACATCCTGCAGGCCGGTGCGGCCGGTCTCTACCTGCTACTGACAGAGCCATACAGCATCGGCGACGAAATCGTCATCGGCGACCAGAGCGGCATCGTTCAGGAGGTGGATATCCTCGTCACGCGTATCGAAAGCGACGGCGAGGAGTACATCATCCCGAACAAGCGCGTGTTCAATACGGGTATCGTCCGTATCCGGAGCTAG
- a CDS encoding DapH/DapD/GlmU-related protein, which produces MSGPRHDRLSQHPTPGPHNSLFPWPDAKHPLRVMVNYVVILVCRISPSLRLKNWLLSRLGVTVGDGVAWGLESTPDVFWPELITVEDHAIIGYDATLLCHEFLQEEFRTGEVVVGERAMIGAGAIVLPGVEIGPGAQVAANSLVTTDVPPETTVAGVPAEPLSEDDAATEEP; this is translated from the coding sequence GTGAGTGGTCCACGACACGACCGACTGAGCCAGCACCCGACGCCCGGCCCGCACAACTCGCTGTTCCCGTGGCCGGACGCTAAACATCCGCTCCGAGTGATGGTCAACTACGTCGTCATCCTCGTCTGTCGTATCTCGCCGAGCCTTCGGCTGAAGAACTGGCTTCTCTCTCGGCTCGGTGTCACCGTCGGCGACGGCGTCGCTTGGGGGCTCGAATCGACGCCGGACGTGTTCTGGCCGGAACTCATCACCGTCGAAGACCACGCTATCATCGGCTACGACGCGACGCTGCTGTGTCACGAGTTCCTGCAGGAGGAGTTCCGAACCGGCGAGGTCGTCGTCGGGGAACGGGCGATGATCGGCGCGGGCGCGATTGTCCTCCCCGGCGTCGAAATCGGGCCGGGCGCACAGGTCGCCGCGAACTCGCTTGTGACTACTGATGTGCCGCCAGAAACGACCGTCGCCGGCGTCCCGGCCGAACCGCTCAGCGAGGACGACGCAGCGACTGAAGAACCGTGA
- a CDS encoding cupin domain-containing protein, translated as MSYTKVDYTDVEPVADAMHFLRDPLDCEQVGVTILDCEAGWTGKPHDHADEGHEEVYVLVEGTATVEVDGEDVALTAGDAIRLPPEAERTIHNGDTESTFVLVGAP; from the coding sequence GTGAGCTACACGAAAGTCGACTATACCGATGTGGAACCGGTCGCGGATGCGATGCACTTCCTCAGGGACCCGTTAGACTGTGAGCAGGTCGGCGTCACTATACTCGATTGTGAGGCCGGCTGGACCGGCAAACCGCACGACCACGCCGACGAGGGTCACGAGGAAGTCTACGTCCTTGTTGAGGGGACAGCCACCGTCGAGGTTGACGGTGAAGACGTCGCCCTCACTGCGGGCGACGCGATCAGACTGCCGCCGGAGGCTGAGCGAACGATTCACAACGGCGATACAGAGAGCACGTTCGTGCTCGTCGGCGCACCCTGA
- the dacZ gene encoding diadenylate cyclase DacZ, whose product MNELRDLLGDLVADVDAVFLFSPNASFFEEFDDVDEEIVVVGPENTLDAEPFVELPIDFTDLEGRLRFGIEGALEQGIVDEGDEVLCVTEVLDGAENTVVRVQTNDFSPSGVYDMFVNSRADASVVRDVFEVAIELGKKGQKGKPVGALFVVGDAGKVMNKSRPLSYNPFEKSHVHVGDPIVNVMLKEFSRLDGAFVISDAGKIVSAYRYLEPSAEGVDIPKGLGARHMAAGAVTRDTMATAIVLSESDGLVRAFKGGELVLEIDPEEY is encoded by the coding sequence ATGAACGAGTTGCGCGACCTGCTCGGAGACCTGGTCGCAGACGTCGACGCCGTGTTCCTGTTTTCCCCGAACGCGTCGTTCTTCGAGGAGTTCGACGACGTCGACGAGGAGATCGTCGTCGTCGGCCCGGAGAACACTCTCGATGCGGAGCCGTTCGTCGAGCTACCGATCGATTTCACCGACCTCGAAGGGCGTCTTCGCTTCGGGATCGAAGGCGCGTTAGAGCAGGGCATCGTCGACGAGGGCGACGAGGTGCTCTGTGTAACAGAGGTGCTTGACGGAGCCGAGAACACGGTCGTTCGGGTCCAGACCAACGACTTCTCACCCTCCGGCGTGTACGACATGTTCGTCAACTCCAGAGCGGACGCGAGCGTCGTCCGTGATGTCTTCGAGGTCGCCATCGAACTGGGGAAGAAAGGCCAGAAGGGCAAGCCCGTCGGTGCCCTGTTCGTCGTTGGCGACGCCGGCAAGGTGATGAACAAGTCCCGGCCGCTATCGTACAACCCCTTTGAAAAGTCCCACGTCCACGTCGGCGACCCCATCGTCAACGTGATGCTCAAGGAGTTCTCGCGGCTCGATGGCGCGTTCGTCATCTCCGACGCTGGTAAGATCGTCTCCGCCTATCGGTACCTCGAACCCTCCGCTGAGGGGGTGGACATCCCCAAGGGGCTCGGGGCACGGCACATGGCGGCCGGCGCGGTCACCCGTGACACCATGGCGACGGCTATCGTGCTCTCGGAGAGCGACGGGCTCGTACGGGCGTTCAAAGGCGGGGAGTTGGTCCTCGAAATCGATCCCGAGGAGTACTGA
- a CDS encoding PAS domain S-box protein: MPDQYLTSTDDFEAVLAEAPSVLTVTDGELMIRFVSPAIERVLGYDADSLVGTSWLDLVHPEDTERVLATLTGEREDDGTEYRFRNVDGDWVWLETIVAADTETDRNCRVFTSRDVSDRPRFEAQFHQFVTHTSDVLTVFDGQGNVEYISPSVERVLGYEQDEMQNSDLFEYVHPDDLSNALDEFGRMIDEPGYVAVIEHRYRHADGNWIWAESRGKQVASGPLEDHVVVTTRDISERKQREQELRRQNQRLERFSDAISHDLRNPLDVLDGSLELARETGEEAHFERAERSIDRMYTLIDDLLVLAKQGVDPAEIETVDLNALSQRAWSMVDTRDATLETDTDDSIKADEGAMLELLENLFRNAIEHGGDDVTVTVGTESWGFYVTDDGTGFPDGTADLFEPGYSTADEGTGFGLCIVEQIVDAHNWEVIATNSESGGARFEFICCDT; this comes from the coding sequence ATGCCAGACCAGTATCTCACGTCAACTGACGACTTCGAAGCGGTGTTAGCCGAGGCACCCTCGGTACTGACGGTTACTGATGGAGAGTTGATGATACGGTTTGTGAGCCCAGCGATCGAGCGCGTGCTGGGATACGACGCGGACTCGCTTGTCGGCACGAGCTGGCTGGACCTCGTCCATCCGGAGGACACGGAGCGCGTCCTCGCCACACTCACAGGTGAACGGGAAGATGACGGGACTGAGTACCGGTTCCGGAACGTCGATGGCGACTGGGTCTGGCTCGAAACCATCGTCGCAGCGGACACTGAGACGGACCGAAATTGTCGGGTGTTCACGTCCCGCGATGTCAGCGACCGACCGCGCTTCGAGGCCCAGTTTCACCAGTTCGTCACGCACACCTCCGACGTCCTCACTGTGTTCGACGGGCAAGGCAACGTCGAGTACATTAGTCCGTCCGTGGAACGCGTTCTCGGCTACGAGCAAGACGAGATGCAGAACTCGGATCTTTTCGAATATGTCCATCCAGACGACCTCTCGAACGCACTCGATGAGTTCGGTCGGATGATAGACGAGCCGGGCTACGTCGCCGTCATCGAACACCGATACCGACACGCCGATGGTAACTGGATCTGGGCGGAATCCCGTGGAAAGCAGGTCGCGAGCGGCCCGCTGGAAGACCATGTCGTCGTGACGACCCGCGATATTTCCGAGCGCAAACAGCGCGAACAGGAACTCAGGCGACAGAACCAGCGCCTCGAACGGTTTTCGGACGCGATTAGTCACGACCTTCGGAACCCACTGGACGTACTCGATGGCTCGCTCGAACTCGCGCGTGAGACGGGCGAAGAAGCCCACTTCGAGCGCGCCGAGCGGAGCATCGACCGGATGTACACGCTCATCGACGACTTGCTCGTGCTCGCCAAGCAGGGTGTCGACCCGGCGGAGATCGAGACAGTCGATCTCAACGCCCTTTCACAGCGGGCTTGGTCGATGGTCGACACTCGGGACGCGACGCTGGAAACCGACACCGACGACAGCATCAAAGCTGACGAGGGTGCAATGCTGGAACTACTGGAGAACCTCTTTCGGAACGCTATCGAACACGGTGGCGACGACGTGACCGTCACTGTCGGAACAGAATCGTGGGGGTTCTACGTCACGGACGACGGGACCGGCTTCCCCGACGGCACCGCGGACCTGTTCGAACCCGGCTACTCGACGGCCGATGAGGGCACCGGGTTCGGGCTCTGCATCGTCGAACAGATCGTCGACGCACACAACTGGGAGGTCATCGCGACCAACAGCGAAAGCGGCGGTGCACGCTTCGAGTTCATCTGTTGCGATACTTGA